From Aedes albopictus strain Foshan chromosome 1, AalbF5, whole genome shotgun sequence, one genomic window encodes:
- the LOC134285650 gene encoding transcription factor cwo, translating into MRFFFLLVFSPFSEASVPGYSYCNEQLNFSTTNTNYSEDDADFAPGRRGKTSRQDPLSHRIIEKRRRDRMNSCLADLSRLIPQQYMRKGRGRVEKTEIIEMAIRHLKNLQNQECVRESSCTEQYRVGYHDCLTEAAKFMLRERGEEMCYRMVAHLKDHCNEIMKGEMLKSRCGSEIPNGGSPVYLHPGPLSQLRDMLSCPSDIEHSSNDHHDVKDLSFRSNTNSSSSSNPPQAAVITSTAPNSVQHLDTSSNHSTVDFEASSPSRISTSSTNGQLPHLSQDTNNNINAQHESVLRTIRMRKFSENSPEHEHSHNSYKFKNYIQQRFSQDTHGHENGGHLAEMAHSPSSVHEDHPMSEVPPPSAICKGLVNGLGPKSCNGTDEPLSLKRKISSTEYGSPVPQAARDDREDTKNSLTEIKSEHVVGARSVYASCAVPVFACHTQGFYVPLNVNYESLLPYLNGVDLFGKSYRQMPPLHPISISVNYAPASLIKSAAVAAAAAATAAAVNGLPSAATTGTAAKSALVETMVNGC; encoded by the exons CAAGATCCGCTCTCACATCGAATAATAGAGAAACGGCGCCGGGATCGGATGAACTCCTGCCTGGCGGACCTGTCCCGTCTCATCCCGCAGCAGTACATGCGCAAGGGCCGCGGCCGCGTGGAGAAAACCGAAATCATCGAAATGGCCATCCGACACCTGAAGAACCTCCAGAACCAGGAGTGCGTTCGGGAGAGCTCCTGCACGGAACAGTACCGCGTTGGCTACCACGACTGTCTGACTGAGGCGGCCAAATTCATGCTGCGGGAACGGGGCGAAGAGATGTGCTACCGGATGGTGGCGCACCTCAAGGACCACTGCAACGAGATCATGAAAG GTGAAATGCTGAAGTCCCGGTGCGGTTCGGAGATTCCAAACGGCGGCAGTCCAGTGTACCTGCACCCGGGACCGCTGTCACAGCTCAGGGATATGCTGTCGTGTCCGTCCGATATCGAACACAGCAGCAACGATCACCACGACGTGAAGGACCTCAGCTTTCGCAGTAataccaacagcagcagcagtagtaatCCACCACAGGCCGCGGTGATCACCTCGACCGCCCCGAACAGCGTGCAGCACCTGGACACCTCCAGCAATCACTCGACGGTGGACTTTGAGGCGTCGTCTCCGTCGCGGATTTCCACCAGTTCTACCAACGGTCAGCTGCCGCACCTCTCGCAGGAcaccaacaacaacatcaacgccCAGCACGAGAGTGTTCTGCGGACGATTCGCATGCGGAAGTTCTCCGAGAACTCGCCCGAGCACGAACACAGCCACAACAGCTACAAGTTCAAGAACTACATCCAGCAGCGGTTCTCGCAGGACACCCACGGTCACGAGAACGGCGGTCACCTGGCGGAGATGGCTCACAGTCCCTCGTCCGTTCACGAGGATCATCCGATGTCCGAAGTACCTCCGCCGTCCGCCATCTGCAAAGGGCTCGTCAACGGGCTGGGGCCGAAGAGCTGCAACGGAACCGACGAACCGCTGTCCTTGAAGCGGAAGATTTCCTCCACGGAGTACGGCTCGCCGGTGCCGCAGGCGGCCCGCGACGACCGCGAGGACACCAAGAACAGCCTCACCGAAATCAAGAGCGAGCACGTGGTGGGCGCGCGGAGCGTCTACGCCTCCTGTGCCGTGCCCGTGTTCGCCTGCCACACCCAGGGTTTCTACGTTCCGCTGAACGTCAACTACGAAAGCCTACTGCCATACCTGAACGGAGTGGATCTGTTCGGCAAAAGCTACCGGCAGATGCCGCCGCTGCACCCGATCAGCATCAGCGTGAACTATGCCCCGGCCAGTTTGATCAAGTCTGCGGCAGTGGCGGCGGCTGCAGCGGCGACGGCTGCCGCCGTCAATGGGCTACCTTCCGCGGCAACGACCGGCACCGCCGCCAAGTCAGCCCTGGTCGAAACCATGGTTAACGGATGCTAG